In the genome of Marinomonas algicola, the window TAATGCGCTCATTTAATGTATAGCGATCGGTCCGTTTTACTAAAGGTGTCGGTAGCGTTAGGTTTAAATCGTATTGCTCAAAACGGTTCTCTGTGCGCATTTCCACTACATCTCTAAAACCTTCAGAGGTGATAAACGCGGTACGTGCGCCACGGCGCTCAATTAATGAGTTGGTGACTAAGGTGGTGCCATGAATCACGGTGGTAATCTCATTGGCTGTTATATTCGCTCGCTTACAGACCAGTTGAATGCCATCCAAAATGGCTTGTTCAGGCTGTGTGTAGTTGGTCAGTACTTTGCCAGTGAATAATTTTCCGTCCAGATCCAGCGCGATATCAGTAAATGTGCCGCCAATATCAACACCAATGCGCGCATTTTTTTGCGTCATATTGATTCTCCAAAGTTAATAATAGATTAAATGCTTTTGTAATAACGCCAAGCTTTAAAGCAGGCTTCATATAGCGGCTCACGAACAAATGCAGCGTGGTCCTTTTTCAAGCCCGTTATAGGTAGCATGATATCTTCTTCAGGCGTACCTGTTAGTAATTGAGCCATGGCTTGCCCACATACTGTTCCTGTTGTAATGCCACGACCATTGTAACCAACGGCTGTGTATAAACCGGGAGCTAAATGATGAATTCTCGGTAGGTGGTCAGGTGTCATGGCGATTTTTCCGTGCCATGTGCTTTCAAACTCTACTTTGCCCAAAAAGGGGAAAATTTTATCAATGCGTTTTTGCGCCCAATATTTTGATCCACGGTCGTTTTTTCCCGCTAATTTTCCCATACTGCCTATGATTAACCGTCCAAACTGATCTTTACGGATAGACTGCATAACCAAACCAGTATCCCAAACGCTCTGAGCCTCTGGTAAAATTTTGTCGGCGATACGGCCAAGAGGCTTTGTCGCAACTTGATAGAAGTGGATGGAGGTAAAGGTTTGCTTTAATCCAGGCCATAAATTGTCATTATAGGCATTACCTCCAATAATAACTTTATTTGCTGTCACTGTGCCGCGGTTTGTTTCAACCAGCCATTTACCATCTACTGGAGTGAGTTTTAGAGCTCGAGTTTCAGAATGAATAATGGCACCAGCTTTAATCGCAGCGGTTGCGAGCCCACGAGCGTAGCCCATAGGATTGACTGTGCCTGCTTTCGGGTCCAGTAGGCCGCCATAGAAATTTGAGGTGCCAATTTTAGCCTCCGTTTGCTGAGCATCTAGCAATTGGACATTACGACCACGGCGTTGCCATTCAGCAGCGCGGGCCGTCAGTTCTTTGAAGCCTGAAGGTGAGTGCGCAGCATGAATAGTGCCATTGCGTGTTGCTTCACAGTCAATCTTGAAACGGTCAATTAAGGAAAAAACTGTGTCTGGAGCTTTGCCCATCACATCTAGGAATCGGTTCGCCGCCTGCTCACCTAATACTGATCGTACCTCTTGAGGAGGCAACCAAATACCGGGGTTTACCATGCCGCAGTTTCGTCCTGATCCTCCGAAGCCAATTTTTTCCGCTTCTAGAATCAAGCACTGCACTCCCATTTCAGCTAAATGAAGCGCGGTAGAGGCGCCTGTAAAGCCTCCACCAATAATGGCGACATCTGTCGTGACGTTACCTTCTAGGGGGAGGGCTTTCGGAGTAACGGGTGCAGACATATCCCACAATGAGATTGGTTGTTGAGTGACGTTAGGGTTTTCACTCTGACTCATATTAACCTCTCAATACTGTTTTAAAGTACGTTCGTACTATTATATGGAACGATATTTTTGATAAGTGAAACAATATAGTGTTTCTTCATAAAAATCCAGACCTATGATGCAATTAATGTGTACTTTTTTGTTTGCTTTTACGCTTAAAAAAAGAACAAAAACCGCTGTGGCATGATGCTATTCGCTGCATGTTTGGCCTTCTCTAACTCGGGTCTCAGTGATTTAATATTTGACTCAAGAATTCTTGTGCTCTTTCGGATTGAGGGCTATTAAAGAAGGACTCTGGGTCGTTTTCTTCAATAATTTGTCCTGCGTCCATAAAAATAACTCGATCAGCCACTTTTCTTGCGAATCCCATTTCATGGGTTACACATAACATGGTCATGCCAGTGTCAGCCAAACTCACCATTACATCCAAAACCTCTGCAATCATTTCTGGGTCTAGTGCGGATGTTGGCTCATCAAATAACATAATAGATGGGCTCATACATAAAGAGCGTGCTATCGCGACCCGTTGTTGCTGTCCACCAGATAACTGCCCCGGAAATTTATCGGCTTGATTGGCTATGCATACTTTTTCAAGATACTCCATTGCCATTTTTTCAGCGTCTACTTTGCTGGTACCTCTTACTAACATAGGGGCAAGTGTGCAGTTTTCTAATACGCTCATATGAGGAAATAGATTAAAGTGCTGGAAGCACATACCGACATCCTTACGGATAGATTGAATATTAGAAAGGTTGTCATTCAAAAGGGTTCCTAAGACGTTGATATCGCCAGCTTGATGTTCTTCTAAATGATTGATGCAGCGTATCATGGTGGACTTTCCTGATCCTGAAGGACCGCAAATAACAATTTTTTCGCCTTTTTTAACATTGAGGTTTACGTTCTTTAAGACATGGAAGTCACCATACCATTTGTTCATGTTTGTAATGGCGATGGCTGTTTCTTGTGAGTCAACTTTTGATGTAGTGCTTACTGAAGAAGCTGAAGTATTCATTTATCTATCCTTTCTATAGAGGACTTTGCACGATTATCGTGCCCACCAATACCGTGTTAAAAATAGACTTGAAGAGCTCATTTAGAATTTATGAGCTCCGTTTGCCGTCTATTTGTGTCTGATTTTCACTTTGCTAACTTTCACTTTGCTTACAACGTCGTGCAAAGACACTTTATGACCTTAAGTTACTTGGTTGCTCCGCGGCGGGTCAGTACCTATGACTAAAGGTGTTTTTTTGTGTCAAAGAGTCTGTGTGCCGCTCTGATTTTGTATCTGAAATGCAATGCTTGGCTGTTCGCCTTTTTCAATCGTAGCAAGATGGTCGACTCCCAATGCGTCAAGTAAATGGTGGAGTTTTTCAGGATCTGGATGAGTAAGAATGACCGTTTTTAAGGTTAACCCTAAATCTGACATGTTGGTCGAAGGATGGGCGCCGGGTGACCACTCTATAAAAGTAGGAATGAGCCCTGCTTCTGCAAGGGAACCATCTTTAGGAATGTTTAAACGCCAGCTTCTTTCTCCTCGGGTGAAGGTGACAATTTCACCCATTTCAATAGGGCTGTTTGCGATAACAGCGTCTAAGTCATTGGTTCCCACTACCCAATGATAAGCCATTGGTTGTTTCTTGAATTGAGCTTGCACTTCTGGGTTGTCCATATTAAACCAACGTGCTCTGTTCGGTGTAGGTGCTTCGGGGTCAATGGATAAGATCTCAATAAAGCTTTCATTCCCCACAGGAGCGACGCAATTATGAGTGCCCATTGCATCATGCTTACTTGCTTTGGGTAATGTAACCCCTAAAGTCTTATGCAATGATTCCATGCCCTGCTCTAGAGTGTCTGCCCCTATTACAATGTGATCAATTTTGTTCTGTAAAGTCATGATTATTTTCTCTTTTTCAATAGGTTACTTTAAAAATTTAAAACCATTTTCTAAATCTAAAATCAAGGATTCTGGGTCTTCAAGACCAATATGAAAACGTACGACTGGCCCTTCTGACGACCATGTTGTCGCTGTTCTAAATGGAGAAGGGTCAACGGGGATAGCTAAGCTCTCGAAGCCTCCCCAACTCAAACCAATACCAAATAATGACAAGCTATTTATCATGGTGCGTATTTGTGTTTCGTAACCGGGCTTGAATATCACGCTAAATAACCCTGTTGCCCCAGCGAAGTCTCGTTGCCAAAACTCATGTCCAGGGCAGTCAGGATGGGCTGGGTATAGAATTCGTTCTACTTCTGATTGTTGAGCTAACCAATCGAGGCACTTTTGAGTGTTTTCAGCGTGTTGTCGAAGGCGAACAGAGAGGGTTCTTAATCCACGTAAGGCTAGGAACACATCGTTACCCCCAACACGGTCGCCGATAAATAGGCTCATTTTTCGTGTGGTTCTATAGTGCTCTTTAGAGCTTGAAACAATGAAACCTAACATGGCGTCGGAATGGCCGCTGAGATACTTTGAACCAGAGTGAACCACAACATCAACACCCAATTTCAAAGGCTGGCAGTAGAGAGGCGTAGCCCACGTTCCATCTAAAATACTGACGGCGCCAGACTTTCTTGCGGCCTCTGAAATGGCCGGAATGTTGGGAACTTCGAAGGTAGAGGACCCCGGTGCTTCGAAGAAAACTACCTGTGTATTGTCTTGAATAAACTGATCTACATCCGCGCCTATTAAAGGATCGAAGTAAGTAACGTCAACGCCATAAGCACTTAAAACGTTATCACAGAATGCTCGCGTTGGGCCGTAAACAGTATCGGCTACAAGTATATGATCACCCGCTTTAATGAATGACATAATAGAAATAACACAGGCGGTAAGACCTGAAGAAACGGCCACACAGCCAGCACCTTGCTCAAGGTGTGTCATTGTGTTCTCTAGTTCGAATGTAGCTGGGGTACCGTAACGACCATAATACAAGGTGCCCATGTCGTAGCGAGTGGATCTGGCCTCTTCAAATTCTTCTAATGTATTAAAAAGCATTGTCGAGGCTTGGTGAATAGGGAGGTTAACTGAACGCCCATTGCTTTGGTTATCACGACCTAAATGGATTAAAGCGTTTGTTAGGTTTTTATCACTACTTTTCATTCCACACTCCTAGATTAAGATTTTTTCACCTTAACTCAAATAAAACATTCGTGTCAATATATGAAACATAAGTATTATTTTTGATTTTAATTGGTGCATTTTTTGATACATCGCACCATAAATGTTTCTCTCTGGTGTTTATCTTTAATTAAATAGGCGATCTCTTTATACTGTTAAATATTCGGCACAGAGACAGTGAAATGACTCGTCGTCAATAAAGTGATACGAAGCGCTTTTCATGCGGTTGCATGAATTACGCTTTATTTATTATTTTTATTTATTTCAAAGACTTAAGCTTTATAAGCTAACTTTTATTAAGGTTAAATGTTCATGACAGTAAGGGTTGATTCAACATTATCTAAAGGGTTATCCGTGATTGAAGCCCTTGCGGCTGAGCCAAAAGGTATCGGTGTTTCCGAGCTTTCACGAAACTTAGAGTTAACAAAATCTAATACTTTCAGACTGTTACAGACATTGATTGTGAGCGGGTATGTTAGACAAGATCAGAATAAACAGTATTTTGCGACAATGAAATCATGGAAAATTGGTCAAATGATTATGGAAAAATTGGATCTTCCTCGTTTGTCTATTAGTCAAATGCAATACCTTTCAAGCATTACGGGTGAGGCGGTTTACCTTTCTGTTTTAGATGGATTGTCTACTTTATATATAGAAAAAATAGAAAGCACAAAAGGTATTAGAACCTATACTCCAAAAGGCGGAAATGCGCCAATTCACTGCGTTGCGACAGGGAAAGCTTTGTTGGCTTTCCACTATGATACGTTGCGAGATAAGTTGATTGGTAACTTAGATCTGTACACTGATAAAACGATTACGACGATTGACGCTTTAGATGAAGAAGTCGATAGAATCAAAAATCAGGGTTATGCCGTGGATCGAGGTGAGTATCGCGCAGAAGTGCTAAGTATTGCGGCGCCTGTTTTTTCAGCGAACAAAGAAGTGATTGCTGCCATTGGTATTTCTGCCCCCGCACTAAATGTATCTGAAGAAGATATTACAAAAATGTCGCATGATGTATTTCAAGCCGCACAAAGTTTGAGTAATACATTGAAAAACATGTAAAAAATCGGATTTTATAAACACAAAAAAACCACTCACTATGAGTGGTTTTTTTGTGCCTGCACCCTTCCAAACGGACTCTTTTTTAAAAAACGGCACAGAGATTGCTAAATATTTTTTTAAATTTTCCATTTAAAATGAAAATTTAAAGAAACAATTGTTTTGATATTTAGTATTGGACTTGTCATAAAAAACCAAATAATGTATTAAATAAAGAAACGTGTATTTCACTATATAAAACAAAAAAGAGGTCATGTTATGTTGAAATTAATAAAACCTACTCTAACCGTTGCTGTTTGCTCGATAGCTTTGTCTCAAGTAGTTGTTGCCGCCAGTCCCACTGTGCAATCAATTCAAGAGCGTGGAACTATGTTGTGTAGTGGTCACAACGGCAGTTATTTTGGCTTTGTTGAGGTTAATGATAAAAACGAATGGAAAGGACTTGATATAGATATTTGCCATGCGGTGACCACCGCTATTTTAGGCGATCCTGAAAAGGCAAAAATTGTTCCTCTTAGCTGGGCGCAACGTTTTCCCGCTCTACAGTCAGGTGATGTCGATATTATTATAAAGGCGACAGGTTGGACTATGGGGAGAGATACTGAACTAGGGTTGCAGTTCAGTACACCTTACTTCTTTGGGGGGACTCAAGTCATGGCGCATGCGGATTCTGGTGTGCAAGAGTTGAAAGATTTAGAAGGCGGAACCATCTGTGTCGAAGCTGGTACAACGAATGAGCGTTTGATTGCCGATAAAATGGCAAGTTTAGACATTGATTATAATATCGTTTCATACGAAAAAAGCTCAGAAGTGACGGCGGCTTATCAGTCAGGACGATGTGATGCATTCGGCGGTTGGGGGCCAAGCCTGGCTGTGTTGCGTTCTAACCAAATGGGCGATCCTTCTCAAAATGTCATTTTAAAAGATACGTTATCTAATGAACCCATTGCCGCTGCCATGAGACAAGGTGATGACGGTTTTGTTGATCTGGTTAACTGGACACTTGCTGCCTTGATGATTGCAGAAGAGCATGGTGTGACACAGGCAAACGTAGATGACATGGCGGCTAACCCAGTGGACCCTACCGTTGCTCGTTTATTAGGCAGTACACCGGGTATTGGAGAGCGTTTAGGTTTGCGTGAAACTTGGGCGAAAGATGTCATTAAAAGTGTTGGTAATTTCTCTGAAATCTATGAGCGAAACCTAGGTCAGAACTCGCCTTATAAACTAGAACGAGGCTTCAATAACCTTTGGAATAATGGAGGTCTACTTTATTCTCCAATCTTAGATTAATTCAAGCGACCAAAGGAGAATAATGATGTTTATAACTGGTAGAAAGTCGATCAATGTTAAAAATTTTTTGATTCAGGCTGTGTTTCTCTTCGTGGTCATCTTGGTTGTTGCGAGCGCTTTTACTAGCGCTCGTACTAACTTAGCTGAGCTTGGTATATCTAGTGGTTTTAGTTTTCTAGAGAGGGCGACGGGTTGGGGGTATGCTTTTTCCTTATTTGAATCATCCATTAATGATCCCTATAAGTGGACTCTCTTTTCGGGTTTTGCGAATACTTTGTTTCTTGGTTTAATTACGATTATGACCTCGACTATATTAGGGTTTATTGTTGGTTCCGCGAGAGACTCCAATAATATTACTATTCAGGCTATTACAGCGTTATTTATTCAACTGTTTCGTAATATTCCATTGATATTGCAAGTGGTGTTTTGGTATGCGGTGTTAATACATATGCCGAGCCCAAAACAGGCGTATAATATGTTCGATGTGGCTTTTTTGTCTAATCGCGGCCTAATGATTCCAAGTTTTAATGTTTCTCCTGTCCTTATTTTTAGTCTGTTTGTCTTGCTAATGCTTTATTGGTTGTTGAAAGAGAGGCTGCTTATATTAAGGAACGCTTCGGCAAAATGGTTTTACGGCTGTATTATTTTTGGCGTCGCCTTGTATTTATTATTCTGTGTTGAAGGAAATCTTTTTTCTGTTCCTAGTTTAAAAGGCCTCAGATTTGTGGGGGGAACGACGGTTCCTGTTGAGCTGATTACGATGATTATTGCTTGTACACTTTATGGTGCAGCGTATATCGCCGAAATTGTAAGGGGTGGATTGAATGAAGTGCCTAAAGGGTTGGTGGAAGCCGGTAATTCGCTAGGTCTTAACGAGCGAATGGTATGGTTTAGAATAAAGCTTCCTATGGCACTTAGAACCATTATTCCACCATTGGGAAATCAGTGGGTATTCATGATGAAAGCGACTACTGTTGGCGTGGCTATTGGTTTTAGTGATTTATTCATGTTGGTTTCTACTTCAATTACTCAGTCAGGACAAACCCTTGAGTTGATTGCCATATTAATGATGGCTTTTCTATTGATTAATATATCGATTGCTCAACTTGTTCATCATCTCAACTCACGGATGGCGTTAAAAGGACACTAAGATGGAGACCTCTATGCAAATTAATTCCGATCGTTCAGTGTTATTGGCTCCACCTTCAAAAAGAGTGGTTAAATTTTTGCATCAACGTGCATTTCGTTCCAAAACCGATAGCATTATTAGCATTGGCTTCATTATTACGCTATCTATTGTGATCTATAGTCTTGTTAATTGGGCCTTTATTGGTGCGGTTTGGTCAGCCGATGACGTTGAGCTGTGCCGGACGTCAAGTGGGGCTTGTTGGTCCGTTATTGATGCTCGTTATAGGCTTATTTTGTTTGGGCTCTACCCGTATGAATTACACTGGAGACCCATATTAGCTTGTATTGCCATTGTGGTGACGGTTTTATTATCGTGTTTACCCATGATGTGGAGTGGGAAGCGACTTACGCTGACGTGGTTGGTTGGTTTTAGTTCTTTTTACCTTTTAATGGAAGGCCGATTACTAGGCCTTCAAGAGGTAAGCACTGGAGAATGGGGAGGGCTGGCGTTGACGCTTTTCCTTTTTTCTTCGGTTGTATTAATTGGGATGCCAATGGGATTAGGGCTGGCTTTAGCGCGCCGCTCAACGTTACCTATTATTCGTCATGGTGTTTCATTATTCATCGATACGATACGCTCCTTGCCTCTACTAACGACCTTATTTGTAGCGGCTGTCGTTATGCCCATTGTGCTTCCTGATTGGATGGTAGGAGATAAAATTTGGCGTGTTATTATTGCCTTTTCTCTCTTTTTTGCTTGTTACCAAGCCGAAGTGTTTAAGGGTGGGTTTCAAGGCGTCTCAAAAGGGCAATTTGAGGCGGGCGACGCTTTAGGGCTAAGTTACTTTCAGGTTTTACATAAGATAGTGCTCCCGCAAGTATTTCGTAATTCATTACCTGGTAGCATTAATATGGTCGTTATTACGTTTAAAGAAACGGCCATAGTCATCATTATTGGTTTTTTTGATGTTCTCGCTTCTGCTCATGCCGCTTTTGGTAATGGTTTGTGGGCACCCTATTATTTGGAAGTATATGTGTTTGTTGCGCTTATTTATTGGAGTTTTATTTTTTCATTGAGCCAATATGGCGCTTACTTGAAAAGACGAATGAGTATTGCATCACACTAATTTATAAGGTCTTTGGTGGTGATTTAGTACTACTAAAGGGCTTTTGAATATTCCCATTTAGACAACGAAACCTTAATAAAATGTTGTTGTTAGGAGAGACCTTCCAATGAGTTGTAAAAAAGATACTCCATCCTCGCGTATTACCTCAAATCATTGGGGTCCTGGTGTGATTAAACATGATGATGGAAAGCTTCACCTTGATCCCCATCCCGAGGACCCTGCACCGTCACGAATAAATGAAAATATTCCTCAGGGGCTTTTTGGTCAGTCTCGTATTCGTCGCCCCGCGGTTCGAGAAAGTTATTTAAAATACGGCCCTTTGAGTCGCCGCGGCGAGCGAGGTGCAGAGCGTTTTGTAGAGGTTAGCTGGGATGAGGCTTTCGACCTGATTGAAGCAGAGCTCAAGCGTGTTCGTCAAGATTATGGTAATGAAGCCATTTTTGCCGGTTCATACGGCTGGTCGAGCGCGGGACGCTTTCATCACGCCCAAAGTCAATTAAAGCGTTTTTTAAACAGTATCGGAGGGTTTGTTCGATCTGAAGGAAATTATAGTTATAACGCTGCGTTAGTATTGATGCCTTATATCGTCGGTAATTTTCGCGATCATGTTAAACAAGCCACACGTTGGACAACGGTAAAAGAAGAAGGTGAACTCGTTATTATGTTTGGCGGGATTCCTTTACGAAATGCGCAAGTATCAGGAGGTGGAATTGCTAAGCATTCACTAAAAGGTGAGATGAAAGCGTGTGTTGATGCAGGTGTTCGTTTTGTCAATTTCAGTCCACTTAAAAACGATGCTGCAACAGAGTTAAATGCGGAATGGTTGGCTCCTCGTCCTGGTTCGGACACAGCCATCATGATGGGAATGGCTCATACATTGTTAGTCGAAGCGCTTTATGATCGCGATTTTATTGATCGCTATACGGTAGGATTCGAGAAGAATGTTGACTATTTATTGGGTAAGTTAGACGGTGTTGTTAAGGACGCGGCGTGGGCTGAAAAACAGTCAGGTATCGCCAAGCAGACAATTGTAGACTTGTCTCGTGAGATGGCGTCTAAGCGAACGCTGATTTGTACTGCCGTGGGACTGCAACGAGCGGAATATGGTGAGCAGCCATTATGGATGACAGTGCTTTTGGCGGCTATGTTAGGGCAAATAGGGTTGCCTGGCGGCGGTTTTGGTATTGGTTATGGTGCGGATGCCAGCATCGGTGTGGTTGATCGTCCTTTACGATGGCCCTCTTTTTCTCAAGGTAAAAATGCCGTAGAGGAGTTTATTCCCGTTGCGATGATTTCAGACATGTTGTTGTCGCCTGATACTCGTTATGAATACAACGGACAGAGCCGAGTGTTCCCCAATATTAAGATGGTCTGGTGGGCGGGCGGTAATCCATTTCATCATCATCAAAATTTGAACCGATTGCGTAAGGCGTTTCAAGAGCCTCAAACCATTATTGTTAATGAGATCAATTGGACCGCTACCGCTCGACATGCAGACATAGTATTGCCCGTTGCTTCTACTTTGGAGCGAACGGACATCGGGGCAGGGACACAAGATAATGCCGTGATCCCTATGCCACAAGTATTACCCATTCAATTTGAGGCGAAGACAGAGTTCGATATCTACTCTGAGCTGGAAAAACGCCTGGATCTTAATACCGATTTTAGTCGAGAGATGAGCTCCCAACAGTGGTTGGATGAAATGTGGGCAACCTTAAGAACCAATGCAAAACAACATGATAGGGATTTACCCGATCTAGAGACCTTCTTACAAGGGGATATCATCAGCTTTGAAGACCCCGCCCCAAAAGGTGTTTTTTTATCTGATTTTCGCGAAGACCCTGTACACTCTCCATTAACGACACCAAGTGGCAAAATAGAGTTAGCTTCAGAAACGATTGCCCATTTTCAGTATGATGACTGTCCTGGTCAGCCAACATGGTTAGCGCCACGAGAATGGTTGGGGGCGGATACTTCTCGCTTTAGTTTGCATATGATTTCAGGTCAACCTGCGACGCGTTTACACAGTCAGCTAGATGAAGGGGCCTATTCTAAAAGTATGAAAATTCAAGGCCGAGAACCTATTTTGATTCACCCTGATGACGCCGTCAAACGGGGAATAAGTGATGGAGATGTTGTGGTGGTGTTTAATGATCGAGGGCAATGCTTAGCCGGGGCCCGTGTCACCAAAGATGTGCGTAGTAATACTGTGTTTCTATGGACTGGAGCATGGTATGACCCTGATCTAAAGACTAAAGAGCATCAAGACAGACATGGAAACCCTAATGTATTAACCCATGATTACCGTACGTCACGTTTGTCTCAAGGGCCTGCGGCGCAATCAGCGTTAGTTGAAATTAAAAAGTTTGAAGGGGCATTACCTGAGGTGCATGCTTTTATTCCACCTATTGGGTAGTATTCAGAAACATAAAAGAGCCCATTATAAATAAGTATCTGCAAGGGTATCTTATTTTTAATGGGCTCTTTTGAATTTAAGTTATGTGCTGGTGCTTGTGCCTGAGCCATTAATGCTTTTCATTTCGTCTTAAATAACGTTCTAGCCCTCTAATGATTAATGAAAGGCTTAGGGTCAATACTAAATACATAAAGGCGACAACGTTATAGGTCTCAAAAAATTGAAAGGTTGAAGCGCTATAGACTTTACCCATCTGCGTAATGTCTTGTACACCTAACACCGAGACTAAGGCAGAATCTTTTATCATGGCCACGAAATCGTTACCTAGCGGAGGTAAAATTTTCTTGATGGCTTGTGGAAAAATAATAAAACGAAAGCGTAACCATCCGTTCAGTCCGAGAGCCTTACCTGCTTCAATTTGTCCTTTATCTATTTCCTGAATGCCCGCCCGAAAGACTTCAGCAAGAAAGGCACTGTAACTTATGCTGAGGGCGAAGATTGCTCGCCAAAGCATACTGAAATCTCTCGTTCGTGCTGCAGAAATAATATTGTGTTCTATTAAGTCTTGTAAGGCCCAATTATAGAAATTGACCATTTCTGGGGCACCAACAAAAGCGATATAAAACAAAATAACCAGGACAGGGATGCCTCGAATAATTTCCACATAAAAAGTGGCAACTTGTCGAATAAGAGAAAAGCGTGAGAAGCCAGCGAGTGCAACGACAAGCCCAACTAGGGTGGCCAGCATAAAAGCGATCAGAGTGACGCTTATGGTTGTCCATAAACCTTTGCTTAATGTGTTAAATATCTGAGTGTAGTTTTGATCGGAAACAATGTTCCAGCTTAATAGTAAGCCGATAATAACCGTGAAAAGCAGCCACCAAGGAAGAGTTGATAAAGAACGTTTTTTAATCATAATGCCTAATAGCGTAGGCCATTTATTAAAAATGGCCTACTGTTAGAAAGTGTGGAAAGGATTAGTGTTGGTAATC includes:
- a CDS encoding VOC family protein: MTLQNKIDHIVIGADTLEQGMESLHKTLGVTLPKASKHDAMGTHNCVAPVGNESFIEILSIDPEAPTPNRARWFNMDNPEVQAQFKKQPMAYHWVVGTNDLDAVIANSPIEMGEIVTFTRGERSWRLNIPKDGSLAEAGLIPTFIEWSPGAHPSTNMSDLGLTLKTVILTHPDPEKLHHLLDALGVDHLATIEKGEQPSIAFQIQNQSGTQTL
- a CDS encoding NAD(P)/FAD-dependent oxidoreductase, producing the protein MSQSENPNVTQQPISLWDMSAPVTPKALPLEGNVTTDVAIIGGGFTGASTALHLAEMGVQCLILEAEKIGFGGSGRNCGMVNPGIWLPPQEVRSVLGEQAANRFLDVMGKAPDTVFSLIDRFKIDCEATRNGTIHAAHSPSGFKELTARAAEWQRRGRNVQLLDAQQTEAKIGTSNFYGGLLDPKAGTVNPMGYARGLATAAIKAGAIIHSETRALKLTPVDGKWLVETNRGTVTANKVIIGGNAYNDNLWPGLKQTFTSIHFYQVATKPLGRIADKILPEAQSVWDTGLVMQSIRKDQFGRLIIGSMGKLAGKNDRGSKYWAQKRIDKIFPFLGKVEFESTWHGKIAMTPDHLPRIHHLAPGLYTAVGYNGRGITTGTVCGQAMAQLLTGTPEEDIMLPITGLKKDHAAFVREPLYEACFKAWRYYKSI
- a CDS encoding amino acid ABC transporter ATP-binding protein, which gives rise to MNKWYGDFHVLKNVNLNVKKGEKIVICGPSGSGKSTMIRCINHLEEHQAGDINVLGTLLNDNLSNIQSIRKDVGMCFQHFNLFPHMSVLENCTLAPMLVRGTSKVDAEKMAMEYLEKVCIANQADKFPGQLSGGQQQRVAIARSLCMSPSIMLFDEPTSALDPEMIAEVLDVMVSLADTGMTMLCVTHEMGFARKVADRVIFMDAGQIIEENDPESFFNSPQSERAQEFLSQILNH
- the metC gene encoding cystathionine beta-lyase is translated as MKSSDKNLTNALIHLGRDNQSNGRSVNLPIHQASTMLFNTLEEFEEARSTRYDMGTLYYGRYGTPATFELENTMTHLEQGAGCVAVSSGLTACVISIMSFIKAGDHILVADTVYGPTRAFCDNVLSAYGVDVTYFDPLIGADVDQFIQDNTQVVFFEAPGSSTFEVPNIPAISEAARKSGAVSILDGTWATPLYCQPLKLGVDVVVHSGSKYLSGHSDAMLGFIVSSSKEHYRTTRKMSLFIGDRVGGNDVFLALRGLRTLSVRLRQHAENTQKCLDWLAQQSEVERILYPAHPDCPGHEFWQRDFAGATGLFSVIFKPGYETQIRTMINSLSLFGIGLSWGGFESLAIPVDPSPFRTATTWSSEGPVVRFHIGLEDPESLILDLENGFKFLK
- a CDS encoding amino acid ABC transporter substrate-binding protein encodes the protein MLKLIKPTLTVAVCSIALSQVVVAASPTVQSIQERGTMLCSGHNGSYFGFVEVNDKNEWKGLDIDICHAVTTAILGDPEKAKIVPLSWAQRFPALQSGDVDIIIKATGWTMGRDTELGLQFSTPYFFGGTQVMAHADSGVQELKDLEGGTICVEAGTTNERLIADKMASLDIDYNIVSYEKSSEVTAAYQSGRCDAFGGWGPSLAVLRSNQMGDPSQNVILKDTLSNEPIAAAMRQGDDGFVDLVNWTLAALMIAEEHGVTQANVDDMAANPVDPTVARLLGSTPGIGERLGLRETWAKDVIKSVGNFSEIYERNLGQNSPYKLERGFNNLWNNGGLLYSPILD
- a CDS encoding IclR family transcriptional regulator, translated to MTVRVDSTLSKGLSVIEALAAEPKGIGVSELSRNLELTKSNTFRLLQTLIVSGYVRQDQNKQYFATMKSWKIGQMIMEKLDLPRLSISQMQYLSSITGEAVYLSVLDGLSTLYIEKIESTKGIRTYTPKGGNAPIHCVATGKALLAFHYDTLRDKLIGNLDLYTDKTITTIDALDEEVDRIKNQGYAVDRGEYRAEVLSIAAPVFSANKEVIAAIGISAPALNVSEEDITKMSHDVFQAAQSLSNTLKNM
- a CDS encoding ABC transporter permease subunit (The N-terminal region of this protein, as described by TIGR01726, is a three transmembrane segment that identifies a subfamily of ABC transporter permease subunits, which specificities that include histidine, arginine, glutamine, glutamate, L-cystine (sic), the opines (in Agrobacterium) octopine and nopaline, etc.); the encoded protein is MMFITGRKSINVKNFLIQAVFLFVVILVVASAFTSARTNLAELGISSGFSFLERATGWGYAFSLFESSINDPYKWTLFSGFANTLFLGLITIMTSTILGFIVGSARDSNNITIQAITALFIQLFRNIPLILQVVFWYAVLIHMPSPKQAYNMFDVAFLSNRGLMIPSFNVSPVLIFSLFVLLMLYWLLKERLLILRNASAKWFYGCIIFGVALYLLFCVEGNLFSVPSLKGLRFVGGTTVPVELITMIIACTLYGAAYIAEIVRGGLNEVPKGLVEAGNSLGLNERMVWFRIKLPMALRTIIPPLGNQWVFMMKATTVGVAIGFSDLFMLVSTSITQSGQTLELIAILMMAFLLINISIAQLVHHLNSRMALKGH